Proteins from a single region of Rhodospirillales bacterium:
- a CDS encoding type II secretion system protein, translated as MNVQTKTTRKPSFPARYSEGGFTIVEMAIVTMIIGLVFAAAFQLLEQRQRFVRAENTKIAVSNANVALAAFVNNFGRYPCPASLNATRDNNGPLYGVESDCTDTGAVAAGSNVDAALGYAVVTGARNIAYFDRSTVPPTRVPAAGIAPVRVRIGALPFKNLNLQEGQAYDGYQNRLLYAVAEPLAVGKTFSAGGGVIDVQNELDASVLQPQASAHFIILSAGENGAGAYGYEGRRAACLGTSEESQNCDFDVDAIFRVAETGTDNNGAAATYDDLVVYALDGDIPMWELEGANDDAILKTVGDIGIGSVVAANNPGEDLQVDGTLIVRDNPGTSELEGKVESEEICDFTSGSTTCFKSEVIAGDLSHDQGLICGPGLFMTGIQNGAPVCTDEVIVTCPAGKFVTGVDSDGGLICDATPPPSCPSESKNLCSGSGLLPSAPHNTIETITVSTAPTNPGGTRSAKYRCNSGVWEYQSSWGDPCNCTPVIDPVVVNSKASCHDGNNCNGSFTGHVVVTSTTACPSGLSTQVTDRSGCGCLTGTKITPVGCPSGFNKGRKIRSSTYVCNVSGDLTRGACTSPTPAADDPDDPCRCEPVPPFLWAYAPCPLGLKALNDKGIPQNAEFECSGGSDAPGAWVIYPNKNDPAVIAQYCSCSVPPPSNVTRSDCPPGFSGERTYTITKTCDILHPLDPPTVTEEIYKDDCLPDAVGMGKWEVVGGAAGAVSPVVHVGGTCILGTDSPPARLCKKVHGHHVKACLCQ; from the coding sequence ATGAATGTGCAAACTAAAACAACTCGCAAGCCTTCTTTCCCGGCCCGCTACAGCGAGGGTGGTTTTACGATTGTGGAAATGGCCATTGTCACCATGATAATAGGGCTGGTTTTCGCTGCGGCTTTTCAGTTGCTTGAGCAAAGGCAGCGTTTTGTTCGCGCGGAAAATACGAAAATAGCTGTTTCAAATGCGAATGTAGCCCTTGCAGCATTTGTTAATAATTTTGGGCGTTACCCTTGCCCGGCTTCTTTGAATGCAACGCGGGATAATAATGGACCTCTCTACGGTGTGGAGAGTGATTGTACAGATACTGGGGCTGTTGCTGCGGGTAGCAATGTTGATGCGGCGCTTGGTTATGCCGTTGTTACGGGCGCGCGTAATATTGCGTATTTCGATCGTTCGACAGTGCCGCCTACGCGGGTTCCTGCTGCCGGCATTGCGCCTGTGCGGGTGCGTATTGGCGCTTTGCCATTTAAAAATCTGAATTTGCAGGAGGGGCAAGCTTATGATGGCTATCAGAACCGGTTGCTTTATGCTGTTGCCGAACCGCTGGCCGTTGGAAAAACATTTAGCGCCGGGGGAGGGGTCATTGATGTGCAAAATGAACTTGATGCATCTGTTTTACAGCCGCAAGCCTCTGCGCATTTTATTATTTTAAGTGCTGGTGAGAATGGTGCGGGAGCTTATGGTTATGAAGGACGTAGAGCTGCCTGTCTGGGGACAAGCGAGGAATCTCAAAACTGTGATTTCGATGTAGATGCGATTTTCCGTGTTGCAGAGACCGGGACGGATAATAACGGCGCGGCCGCTACTTATGATGATTTGGTTGTTTATGCTCTTGATGGGGATATTCCAATGTGGGAGCTGGAAGGTGCAAATGATGATGCCATCCTTAAAACTGTCGGGGATATCGGTATTGGCAGCGTTGTTGCAGCGAATAACCCCGGTGAAGATTTGCAGGTTGACGGGACTTTGATTGTCCGGGACAATCCGGGTACGTCAGAGCTTGAGGGAAAGGTCGAATCTGAAGAGATTTGTGATTTTACCAGCGGGAGCACAACATGCTTCAAATCTGAGGTTATTGCCGGTGATCTATCCCATGATCAGGGACTCATTTGTGGTCCAGGCTTGTTTATGACAGGAATTCAAAATGGCGCTCCGGTTTGCACTGATGAGGTCATTGTGACGTGTCCTGCCGGAAAATTTGTTACGGGGGTTGATTCTGACGGAGGGCTTATTTGTGATGCTACGCCGCCACCGTCTTGTCCTTCCGAGAGTAAAAATCTGTGTTCAGGATCGGGACTTCTTCCTAGCGCCCCGCATAATACAATAGAGACTATAACCGTATCGACTGCGCCGACGAATCCAGGCGGGACGCGCAGCGCCAAGTATAGATGCAATTCCGGGGTGTGGGAGTATCAGTCCTCTTGGGGAGATCCGTGTAATTGTACGCCTGTTATCGACCCCGTTGTTGTGAATTCCAAAGCGTCTTGTCATGATGGCAACAACTGTAACGGTAGTTTTACCGGACATGTTGTCGTGACTTCAACAACGGCCTGTCCGAGCGGTCTTTCGACGCAGGTAACAGACCGGTCTGGTTGCGGGTGTTTGACCGGGACGAAGATTACGCCTGTAGGGTGTCCGTCTGGTTTTAATAAGGGGCGCAAGATTAGAAGCTCGACTTATGTTTGTAATGTCAGCGGAGACCTGACGCGAGGGGCATGCACTTCGCCGACACCGGCGGCCGACGATCCTGATGATCCTTGCCGTTGTGAGCCTGTTCCTCCTTTTCTTTGGGCTTATGCTCCTTGCCCTCTTGGTTTGAAGGCCCTTAATGATAAAGGCATTCCACAAAACGCGGAATTCGAGTGTAGTGGCGGTTCGGATGCTCCTGGAGCATGGGTCATTTATCCGAATAAGAACGATCCTGCGGTTATCGCTCAGTATTGTTCATGTTCTGTACCGCCGCCTTCTAATGTAACGCGCAGTGATTGTCCGCCCGGGTTTTCCGGTGAGCGTACCTACACGATTACAAAGACGTGCGATATTCTCCATCCGTTGGATCCGCCGACTGTGACCGAGGAGATTTATAAAGATGATTGTTTGCCTGATGCTGTGGGCATGGGCAAGTGGGAGGTCGTGGGGGGGGCGGCTGGCGCTGTAAGCCCAGTTGTTCACGTGGGGGGGACATGTATTCTTGGTACTGATTCGCCGCCTGCCAGGTTATGTAAAAAAGTCCATGGTCATCATGTTAAAGCTTGTTTGTGCCAATAA
- a CDS encoding tetratricopeptide repeat protein, with protein sequence MGSLLFRNGRTKDAEAIFRQHVDLTPDDLKARQTLGDIYRVLGQDRNAETQYKSILNIDPHDTYALNSLGKLEMRRGHFDKAESYLQTALQHHPHNAPTLNLLGNLEMQRGNFDKAESYLQTTLQHHPHDEMALNSLGNLEMQRGNFDKAESYLQTTLQHHPHNSPAYYGLAKVAWLKNDKSTCQKIIKEQMQNNRASIPQIILFLACKFEQEPLLPILKEQYGEKSVENMLELAHRFESDIFAERTWPAMLNPLYAHPELYTPVNGRTVLEMGDVPDGIRQATAQTVTLRHEAKDCAL encoded by the coding sequence ATGGGATCATTGTTATTCCGTAATGGCCGCACCAAAGACGCAGAAGCCATATTCAGACAACATGTTGACCTGACCCCAGATGATTTAAAAGCACGTCAAACACTGGGGGATATATACAGAGTTCTCGGACAAGACAGAAACGCCGAAACACAATATAAATCGATTTTAAACATAGACCCGCATGACACCTATGCCCTCAACTCACTTGGCAAACTTGAAATGCGGCGCGGCCATTTTGACAAGGCAGAAAGCTATTTACAAACCGCGCTCCAACATCATCCTCATAACGCCCCAACCCTCAACTTGCTTGGCAACCTTGAAATGCAGCGTGGCAATTTTGATAAGGCTGAAAGCTATTTGCAAACCACGCTCCAACATCATCCGCATGACGAGATGGCCCTCAACTCGCTTGGCAACCTTGAAATGCAGCGTGGCAATTTCGACAAGGCCGAGAGCTATTTACAAACCACGCTCCAACATCATCCGCATAACTCCCCGGCATATTATGGGCTAGCCAAAGTGGCATGGCTAAAAAATGATAAAAGCACATGCCAAAAGATTATAAAGGAACAGATGCAAAACAATAGAGCATCCATTCCACAAATTATTCTGTTCCTCGCATGTAAATTCGAACAGGAACCGCTACTGCCAATCCTGAAAGAGCAATACGGCGAAAAGAGTGTAGAAAACATGTTAGAGCTAGCTCATCGTTTTGAAAGCGATATTTTTGCAGAACGCACATGGCCGGCAATGCTGAACCCCCTTTACGCGCATCCTGAACTTTATACCCCCGTAAATGGCCGCACAGTTTTGGAAATGGGTGATGTTCCAGACGGAATAAGACAGGCAACGGCGCAAACCGTTACTCTGCGCCACGAGGCCAAAGACTGCGCCCTATAA
- the sppA gene encoding signal peptide peptidase SppA yields the protein MQWKILPILWLALKRMAMGIGFLVLLNLLVALIVMPAFLPKKAAAPSLPSEMVLFMKFEDGLRELPSPPSFADPFAGASSATVHDIVNALDYAREDERVKGIIARMYAGNFEFSKITEIRAALKRFRATGKFAHIYSSSYGEGGGGLSRYYLASAFDEIWMQPLGVVSIPGVGLEVPFARGTLDKLGISPQFFQRKEYKTAYESLTNKAMSAPNREELGAIVNDIRFEMLEQIPADRGMSEAAFEKLVNKGLFTAPEAEEAGLITHADYGDVLLDNVAELITGERDADGLELIDLKDYGRVMEKKAHGLMVGEKAKVALVYAVGAIMPSGDGGGFGGDGIAAADEIAPAILKASKDEDVEVIVLRIDSPGGSPSASESILRAVEKARERGKPVIVSMGATAASGGYWIAAYADKIYALPTTLTGSIGVVGGKFALGDLFGKLGVNWEKIHWGKNAGLWSANTPFSASEAERINAMLDNVYDNFIARVAKGRGMEKDAVDKVAGGRVWTGRRALEAGLVDELGGLEDALDYAAELAKVESRKDLNVVVYPKPKTPLEQILELLDTQSGVISQMGRAAAWQERFFEAAEPALELLQVHENPQDYIVYEALQIR from the coding sequence ATGCAATGGAAGATTTTACCGATTCTGTGGCTGGCGCTGAAGCGTATGGCGATGGGGATTGGGTTTCTGGTTTTGCTCAATTTATTGGTTGCACTGATTGTGATGCCTGCCTTTTTGCCGAAGAAGGCTGCGGCACCTTCGCTCCCCAGTGAAATGGTGTTGTTTATGAAGTTTGAGGACGGTTTGCGCGAGTTGCCGTCTCCGCCGAGTTTTGCCGATCCGTTTGCAGGGGCATCGAGTGCGACGGTGCATGATATTGTCAATGCGCTGGATTATGCGCGGGAAGATGAGCGGGTAAAGGGCATTATCGCGCGGATGTATGCCGGGAATTTCGAGTTTTCTAAAATCACGGAAATCCGCGCGGCGCTGAAACGTTTTCGTGCAACCGGGAAATTTGCGCATATCTATTCCTCTTCCTATGGTGAAGGCGGTGGCGGTTTGAGCCGGTATTATCTGGCTTCGGCTTTTGACGAGATTTGGATGCAGCCTTTGGGCGTGGTGTCGATTCCGGGCGTAGGGCTGGAGGTGCCGTTTGCACGTGGCACGCTTGATAAACTTGGCATCAGTCCGCAATTTTTTCAGCGTAAGGAATATAAAACGGCTTATGAAAGCTTGACGAATAAGGCTATGAGTGCGCCGAACCGTGAAGAGTTGGGCGCGATTGTTAATGACATTCGTTTTGAAATGCTGGAGCAGATTCCTGCGGATCGTGGAATGAGCGAGGCGGCGTTCGAGAAGCTGGTGAATAAGGGATTGTTTACGGCGCCGGAGGCGGAAGAAGCTGGCCTGATTACGCATGCGGATTATGGCGATGTGCTGCTGGATAATGTGGCTGAGCTTATAACCGGGGAGCGCGATGCAGACGGGCTTGAGCTGATTGATCTGAAAGATTATGGCCGGGTGATGGAAAAGAAAGCCCATGGTTTGATGGTCGGCGAGAAGGCTAAAGTGGCGCTCGTTTATGCTGTTGGGGCGATTATGCCGTCTGGAGACGGTGGCGGTTTTGGCGGTGACGGTATTGCGGCGGCTGATGAAATTGCTCCGGCGATTTTGAAGGCGTCGAAGGATGAGGATGTTGAGGTTATTGTGCTGCGGATTGATAGTCCTGGCGGATCGCCATCTGCGTCGGAGAGCATTTTGCGCGCGGTGGAAAAAGCCCGCGAGCGCGGAAAGCCGGTGATTGTGTCTATGGGTGCGACGGCGGCTTCCGGTGGATACTGGATTGCTGCGTATGCGGATAAGATTTATGCATTGCCGACGACGCTCACCGGATCGATCGGCGTTGTTGGCGGAAAATTCGCACTGGGTGATCTGTTTGGAAAATTGGGTGTGAATTGGGAAAAGATTCATTGGGGCAAGAATGCAGGTCTGTGGTCTGCCAATACGCCGTTTAGCGCGAGCGAGGCAGAGCGGATCAATGCGATGCTGGACAATGTATATGACAATTTCATTGCGCGTGTGGCCAAGGGGCGGGGCATGGAGAAGGACGCAGTGGATAAGGTTGCCGGTGGACGCGTGTGGACCGGGCGGAGAGCGCTTGAGGCCGGGCTGGTGGATGAGCTTGGCGGTTTGGAGGATGCTTTGGATTATGCGGCCGAACTGGCGAAGGTTGAAAGCCGTAAGGATTTGAATGTTGTGGTTTATCCGAAGCCGAAAACACCGCTGGAGCAGATTTTGGAATTGCTGGATACGCAAAGCGGCGTGATTTCGCAGATGGGGCGGGCGGCTGCATGGCAGGAGCGGTTCTTTGAGGCGGCGGAGCCTGCTTTGGAGTTGTTGCAGGTGCATGAAAATCCGCAAGACTATATTGTTTATGAGGCGTTGCAGATTCGCTAA
- a CDS encoding hotdog fold thioesterase gives MIWFKDYTLDYLEGLRNANMGTHIGLEFSEVGPDFLKGRMPVDERTTQPFGILHGGASCVLSETLGSVAAWMTIDPDLYRAVGLEINANHVRAVTEGHVIGECRPLHMGRRTQVWQTDITEEATGKRVCISRITVAVIEQGTLSAQKEAVHVG, from the coding sequence ATGATCTGGTTTAAAGATTATACACTCGATTATCTGGAAGGGCTGCGCAATGCCAATATGGGGACGCATATCGGGTTGGAATTTAGCGAGGTTGGTCCTGATTTCCTAAAAGGCCGGATGCCGGTGGATGAGCGCACAACGCAGCCTTTCGGTATTTTGCATGGCGGAGCAAGCTGTGTGCTTTCGGAAACGCTGGGCAGCGTGGCGGCGTGGATGACGATTGATCCCGATCTTTATCGTGCTGTTGGCTTGGAAATTAATGCCAACCATGTTCGCGCCGTAACCGAAGGGCATGTGATTGGGGAATGCCGCCCGCTGCATATGGGCCGGCGGACTCAGGTGTGGCAGACCGATATCACCGAAGAGGCTACTGGCAAGCGCGTGTGTATTTCACGGATTACCGTCGCGGTGATTGAACAAGGGACGTTGAGCGCGCAAAAAGAAGCTGTTCATGTCGGCTAG
- the aroC gene encoding chorismate synthase gives MTGNRFGTLFQYTTFGESHGPAIGVIVDGVPPRIALTPEDIQGFLDRRKPGQSRFTTQRKEADRVEILSGVFEGLTTGTPIALLIRNTDQKSKDYDEIKDKFRPGHADFTYAEKYGIRDYRGGGRSSARETACRVAAGAVARKVLEDQIGGKIKIRAAVVQIGEKKINRDRWGWDQVEQNPLWLPDAEAVPEIEAYLDGIRKSGSSAGALVEVHASGIPAGLGAPVYDKLDADLAKAMMSINAVKAVEIGAGFEAVSLRGEENADEIRSDGFQSNNAGGILGGISSGQDIVVRVAFKPTSSILTPRKTIDIHGEETDIITKGRHDPCVGIRGAPVCEAMMACVLADHWLRHKAQCL, from the coding sequence ATGACAGGTAATCGTTTCGGAACATTATTTCAGTATACAACTTTTGGTGAGAGCCACGGCCCGGCGATTGGCGTGATCGTGGACGGTGTGCCGCCCCGAATCGCGTTAACACCTGAGGATATCCAGGGATTCCTTGATCGCCGCAAGCCGGGGCAATCGCGCTTTACCACGCAACGCAAAGAGGCCGATAGGGTAGAGATCCTTTCCGGCGTGTTTGAGGGCTTAACGACCGGTACGCCGATTGCTCTGCTGATCCGTAACACAGACCAGAAATCCAAGGACTATGATGAGATCAAAGACAAGTTTCGTCCCGGCCATGCGGATTTTACTTATGCTGAGAAATACGGCATTCGCGATTATCGCGGCGGCGGGCGGTCTTCGGCGCGGGAAACCGCTTGCCGGGTGGCAGCTGGGGCTGTAGCGCGTAAGGTGCTGGAGGACCAGATCGGAGGCAAGATCAAAATCCGCGCCGCTGTCGTGCAGATCGGTGAGAAAAAGATTAACCGTGATCGCTGGGGTTGGGATCAGGTGGAACAAAATCCTTTGTGGTTGCCTGATGCCGAGGCTGTACCGGAGATAGAGGCGTATCTGGACGGCATTCGCAAAAGCGGGTCTTCTGCCGGGGCGCTGGTCGAGGTGCATGCGAGCGGTATTCCCGCCGGTCTTGGCGCGCCCGTGTATGACAAGCTGGATGCGGATCTGGCCAAGGCGATGATGAGCATCAATGCGGTCAAGGCGGTGGAGATTGGCGCAGGTTTTGAGGCTGTTTCTTTGCGCGGCGAGGAAAACGCCGATGAAATCCGGTCCGACGGGTTTCAGAGCAATAATGCGGGCGGCATACTCGGCGGAATTTCTTCCGGACAGGATATTGTTGTGCGCGTCGCGTTCAAACCGACCAGCTCGATCCTTACGCCGCGCAAGACCATCGATATACACGGCGAAGAAACCGATATCATCACCAAAGGCCGCCACGATCCATGCGTCGGGATTCGCGGCGCACCTGTTTGCGAGGCGATGATGGCCTGCGTCCTCGCCGATCACTGGCTCCGCCACAAGGCCCAGTGTTTATAG
- the fabI gene encoding enoyl-ACP reductase FabI, which translates to MDAQNNFLKGKRGLIMGVANDRSIAWGIAEAAAQSGAELAFTYQGEALEKRVRPLAEKIGAKIVVPCDVTDEASVDAAFKAIEDEWGQVDFVVHAIAFSDKNELDGLYLDTTRENFIRTMDISVYSFTSVAQRAVPLMKEGGSLITLTYYGAERVMPHYNVMGVAKAALEASVRYLAADLGSKNIRVNAISAGPIKTLAASGIGDFRYILKWNELNSPLKRNVTIEDVGRSGLFLLSDLGSGVTGEVLHVDAGYHTVGMCSVDSAAETGELLASIGPKKDSGEEAA; encoded by the coding sequence ATGGATGCACAGAATAATTTTCTTAAAGGCAAGCGCGGGTTGATTATGGGCGTGGCGAATGATCGTTCGATTGCCTGGGGTATTGCCGAGGCGGCGGCGCAGAGCGGTGCGGAGCTGGCTTTTACCTATCAAGGTGAAGCGCTGGAAAAACGGGTGCGTCCTTTAGCAGAGAAGATTGGTGCAAAGATTGTTGTGCCGTGCGATGTAACCGACGAGGCCAGCGTGGATGCGGCTTTTAAGGCTATTGAGGATGAGTGGGGGCAGGTCGATTTCGTCGTTCATGCGATTGCGTTTTCCGATAAAAATGAGCTGGATGGATTGTATCTGGATACGACGCGTGAGAATTTTATCCGCACGATGGATATTTCCGTTTATTCCTTCACAAGCGTGGCGCAGCGGGCGGTGCCGCTCATGAAAGAGGGGGGATCGCTCATTACGCTGACCTATTACGGGGCGGAGCGCGTGATGCCGCATTATAATGTTATGGGCGTGGCGAAGGCCGCTCTGGAGGCTTCTGTGCGGTATCTGGCCGCCGATCTGGGGTCGAAGAATATCCGCGTGAATGCGATTAGCGCCGGGCCGATTAAAACGCTGGCGGCTTCGGGAATTGGCGATTTTCGCTATATCCTGAAATGGAATGAGTTGAACTCACCGCTCAAGCGTAATGTAACGATTGAGGATGTGGGGCGCAGCGGTTTGTTTTTGCTGTCCGATTTGGGTAGTGGCGTAACCGGCGAGGTGCTTCATGTGGATGCGGGCTATCACACCGTTGGCATGTGCAGTGTTGACAGCGCGGCGGAAACCGGTGAGTTGCTGGCGTCCATTGGGCCAAAGAAAGATAGTGGTGAAGAAGCTGCTTAG
- the tnpA gene encoding IS200/IS605 family transposase gives MEVITTGHSAYRLEYHVVWVCKYRRRVLKPGVCAYVHRVLLKLCRSMPGVTIETIGFGQDHLHMVMVIPPKYAIASVMGTMKSQSASALHKRFDFLAKVYWKENIVWSPGYFVSSVGVDEHVIRRYVERQGHRDSGQFREEL, from the coding sequence ATGGAAGTTATTACGACTGGGCACAGCGCTTACCGCCTCGAATATCACGTGGTTTGGGTCTGCAAATACCGCCGGAGGGTCCTGAAGCCTGGTGTCTGTGCATACGTGCACAGGGTTCTTCTCAAGCTGTGTCGAAGTATGCCCGGCGTCACGATAGAGACGATTGGCTTTGGTCAGGATCACCTGCATATGGTCATGGTGATACCCCCGAAATACGCAATAGCGTCTGTTATGGGCACGATGAAAAGCCAATCGGCGAGCGCCTTGCACAAGCGGTTTGATTTTCTTGCCAAAGTTTACTGGAAGGAAAATATTGTGTGGTCGCCGGGCTACTTCGTAAGCAGCGTAGGCGTTGATGAGCACGTTATTCGCCGTTATGTAGAACGTCAAGGACACCGGGATTCAGGTCAATTCCGCGAGGAATTGTAA
- a CDS encoding type II secretion system protein, with the protein MILRRGENIISQQNGFTLVEMAIVLLIIGFAMSAVAIGLDTYNRDLRSNKTLESIRKANEQLVYFAKIFGYPCPADPTLGPGDAMYGRADCNVANGNIKNVLGRDNMNVRVGAVPFADLADFSANLALSNERYVESDGFDGWDNYLTYAVTFDLTDEPGRPPFDETMGAICVVDENNRSLLDEACTAHAVVISHGANGLGAYVRSGVSAPGESCIDLLLPAADQADAANDPSPNEKENCDHQIGGALADAKFVAGVWNESDDESYDDVLRFIIFQSREIWARGGDLVIPFGDPNDPTDDIRIPRVSSVNDGAIGIGLDAGNTPQQALHLQGDLQADRVYVEELCDVSGGNCFDPELIGGDVADMQCPPGQVVQKIGRVSAGADPGVVCVNPFTSMPFTQCPTGQVVIGVSSVSGSICGTL; encoded by the coding sequence ATGATTTTGCGTAGGGGTGAAAATATAATTTCGCAACAGAACGGCTTTACGCTTGTCGAGATGGCTATCGTTTTGTTGATTATCGGCTTTGCCATGTCTGCTGTCGCTATCGGCCTTGACACGTATAACCGGGATTTACGTTCCAATAAAACGCTTGAATCTATCCGGAAAGCGAATGAGCAGTTGGTATACTTTGCAAAAATTTTCGGCTATCCATGTCCGGCGGATCCCACGCTCGGGCCGGGTGATGCCATGTATGGGCGCGCTGATTGTAACGTTGCGAATGGGAATATTAAAAATGTTTTGGGCCGCGACAATATGAATGTTAGAGTTGGCGCGGTGCCGTTTGCCGATCTTGCTGATTTTTCTGCAAATCTCGCTCTTTCGAACGAAAGATATGTTGAAAGTGACGGTTTTGACGGCTGGGATAATTATCTGACATATGCTGTTACTTTCGATCTTACCGACGAGCCCGGCAGGCCGCCTTTTGATGAAACTATGGGCGCTATTTGTGTTGTCGATGAAAATAATAGGTCGTTGCTGGATGAAGCCTGCACAGCGCATGCCGTTGTTATTTCCCACGGCGCTAACGGACTTGGCGCTTACGTGCGTTCGGGGGTTTCGGCGCCGGGCGAGAGTTGTATTGATCTTTTATTGCCTGCTGCGGATCAAGCTGATGCTGCTAATGATCCCTCGCCGAATGAAAAAGAAAACTGTGATCATCAGATCGGCGGCGCCCTCGCAGATGCCAAGTTTGTTGCAGGGGTTTGGAATGAGTCGGATGATGAATCCTATGATGATGTGCTGCGTTTTATAATTTTTCAATCAAGAGAAATATGGGCGCGGGGCGGTGATCTCGTTATCCCGTTTGGCGACCCGAATGACCCTACAGATGATATTCGCATTCCGCGTGTTTCGTCTGTGAATGATGGCGCTATCGGTATTGGTCTGGACGCCGGAAATACCCCGCAGCAGGCGCTGCACCTTCAGGGCGATCTTCAGGCAGACCGTGTTTATGTGGAAGAGTTGTGCGATGTTTCAGGTGGTAATTGTTTTGATCCTGAATTGATTGGCGGGGATGTTGCTGATATGCAATGTCCTCCAGGTCAAGTGGTTCAGAAAATTGGTCGCGTTAGCGCGGGTGCAGATCCTGGCGTTGTATGTGTAAATCCGTTTACGTCCATGCCTTTTACGCAATGTCCTACCGGTCAGGTCGTTATTGGTGTTTCCAGCGTAAGCGGTTCGATATGCGGGACGTTATAA